CAGGTTATAAAACAAACTCTTGTCCATAATATGCGAAAACTGCCCGTTCAGCAGCGAACCGATCGTATCGTAACCTTCACCATACAGCGGCGGGAACAGGAAGATAAGCACACTCAGCATAACACCGCCCAGCAGGAACTTCTTCCAGTAAACGCCCAGTTTGCGGTACATTCCTTCTACCCGGTTCATCACCCGTGTAAAATACAAAGAAACCAATCCGCAGAAAACACCCAGTAACAACACATACGGTATACGTTCAATCTCAAATACTTCAGTCTGCGAGAATTTAAACATAGCTTCCGTACCTGTAAAGATATAGGAGACCGTAGCCGCCGTCACCGATGAAATCAGCAAAGGCAACACCGATGTCATGGTCAGGTCGAGCAACAACACCTCGATCACAAAGACCAGTCCGGCAATCGGCGCCTTAAAAATACCGGCAATCGCACCGGCTGCCCCGCAACCGACCAACAGCATCAATGTCTTCTGCTCCATACGGAACAAACGCCCCAGGTTAGAACCGATAGCAGCTCCCGTCAATACGATCGGGGCCTCCGCTCCTACTGATCCGCCAAAACCGATCGTAACCGAACTCGCCACAATGGAAGTCCAGGTATTATGAGGCTTGATGCGGCTCTTGCGCTGCGAAATGGCATACAGGATCTTCGTCACCCCATGACTGATATCGTCGCGTACAATGTACTTCACAAACAAACCCGCCAGCAAAATACCGATCACCGGATAAAGCAGATACAGGTAGTTCACCCCGCTTACATCGAAATTGCCGGTAAGAAGATGTTGTATCAGATGGATCAATTGTTTCAAGATGATCGCAGACGCAGCCGTACAGATACCGACCAGAAAACTGATCACCAGAATAAAATGCTTTTCTTTTATATGCTTGTCCCTCCATAACAGGAACCTGTAAAATAAACCTTCTTTTGCCATTTCAAATACCTTTACCAGTAAACACCGTCCGCACTGTAAAAATCAATATGGTTATATCCAGTACCAACGACATATTTTCATAATATAATACATCATACTTTAAACGCTCTATCATCTTATCGACATCATTGGCATAGCCATATTTCACCATTCCCAACGAAGTGATACCCGGTCTTACATTATGCAACAAATAATAATAAGGAGCTTTTTTCACGATTTGATCGATAAAAAACCTTCTCTCAGGCCGCGGGCCGACAATCGACATATCCCCTTTCAGCACATTCCAAAACTGCGGAAACTCGTCTAACCTATATTTCCTCAGAACATGACCGAAAGGAGTGATCCTTTTATCCTTCTCCGAAGCAAGCAGAGGACCTTTATCCTCCGCGTCGGTATACATCGTCCGAAATTTATAGATATAAAAGGGCTTTCCCATATATCCGATCCGTTCCTGCCGGAAAAACACCGGTCCGGGCGAATCCTTCTTCACCCGCCAGGCTATATAAAGATACATCGGCGAGAGCAGCACCAGTACCAACGCAGACAAAACTTTATCCATCACATACTTGATATTCTTTTCAACTGCCGATAGATTATTTTCCGTCACATTCACCAAAGGAATACCCCGGATCGTCTTTATCTTCACCTGCGACAACATACTTAGCTTATCCGCCAAAACCTTTATCGGCAAGCCATAATAATAAAGCGAATAAAGAATGGTAAGCTGTTTCTTGTTATCGTCCGTTTCAGCCGCCAACACCAGTTCGTCGATATTCTTGTCTGCTATAACCGATGCCAAATCAGATAACGTCCCGACCACCTCTTCCTTTTTCACCGACAGCGGCGTTACTTCATCTTCGGGTATGAACCCGGAAATATGAAATCCCAACCGATAAAGATCGCCGGCAATACGGGCAGCCCTCGCTCCGGCTCCGATAATCAAGACATTCATCGCCCACTCCCGGCTCTTGATCTTTCGCAAACCGCTTTGTGTGATTATCAGACGGGGAATATAAGTCATAAAAAACTGTAATCCCAAAAGAGCAAAGAACAGCTCATAATAAATATGAAAAGAACGGGGCAAGTCATTCAGCACCACCACGAAAAATATAAAAACCACTCCGATCAACACAGTCACGAACGTGGAGAATAACTCCGTCAGCCTCGACTTACCCAGCGGTTTGTTGTAGTAACCTGAAAAATAATACAATATCAGCCAGAAGAATGGTACGAACAACTGTCCTTTCAAGACCTGTATGTAGGTCAGATAGTTAGTAAAAGAAGTAGCCACCTCATACATGGCCATCTCTTCAAAACGCAGCCAGTTGAATAAAAACCAGACGACCGCTGCCGATACAAAATCCGATACTATGTATTTTACTGCCTGTCTGTTTCTTTTCATTATTACCTGATCACCTGAATAAGACCTCCGGCACCCAGTTTAAGAATGTTCGACGGTTGTGCCTTGCCCATATCATCCTGACGATAAGAAACGATGTAGTCGACGCCATCCTTTATCACCTCGGACACTTCAGAGAAATTAGCAGGAGAAGGATCTCCGCTCACATTGGCTGAAGTCGAGACCAACGGCTTGCGGAAACGTTCGCATAACCGACGTGAAAACTCTTCATTGGTTATACGTATGCCGACACTTCCGTCGTCTGCCAACAGGTTTTCAGCCAGATTCTTTGCATTGGAATAAATGATAGTCAGCGGTTTATCCGCCACTTCGATCAGATCCCAGGCTATATCCGGAATATCATTCACATACATATTTAGTTTGGCCGGGCTATCCATCAGGACCAGCATAGCCTTATTGTCAGCTCTTCTCTTTAGGTCGTACACACGCTGTACGGCTTTCTCATCGGTCGCATCGCAACCAATTCCCCAGATAGTATCTGTAGGATAAAGAATTATCCCTCCCGCCTGCATCACCTCACAGGCTTTTTTTATATCTTCCGTCATTGTTTTTTAAAATATTGTGACAAATATACAGGTTTATTTTCCAACTAACTATATAAACGGGGAAATAATTATATGCCATATTCATCGATATTCTCCATTTTAATTTCTAACTTTACGGGTTCAAAAGAAGAGGGGTATTCACCCTCGATGATAATGTGATTCAATCGACACATTATCTGCGATAAGGAAAAAGAAAAAAACAATATATAATGATTAACAAATGGAATTTTCAAACCCCTACAGAAGAAGAATTACGTAAGAGAGATGCACTGGCAGCCGAAATCGGCTTCAGCCCGATCATCTGCCTGCTGCTTGTTCAGAGAGGGATCACGACGGCTGAAGAGGCCAGAAAATTCTTTAAACCCAACCTGAACGACCTGCACGATCCGTTCCTTATGCCGGATATGGATAAGGCGGTAAAGCGGTTGAACAGAGCCTTGGGGAATAAAGAAAAGATTCTGATCTACGGCGATTATGACGTGGACGGTACAACAGCCGTATCGCTTGTCTACAAGTACCTGAGACCTTATTCTTCATCCCTGGATTATTATATCCCGGACCGTTATGATGAAGGATACGGCATTTCTTACAAGGGGATCGATTATGCCTCCGACAACGGAGTCTCATTAATTATTTCACTCGATTGCGGAATCAAGGCAATCGAAAAGATCGAATATGCCAAAGGCAAAGGTATCGACTTTATCATCTGCGACCACCATATGCCGGATGATACACTGCCGGATGCCGTGGCTGTACTGGATGCCAAACGGGTGGATTCCATCTATCCCTATGAGCATCTGTCAGGTTGCGGCGTAGGCTTTAAATTTATGCAGGCATTTGCCAAAAGCAATAACTTCCCGTTCTCGGAACTGGAAAAACTGCTGGAACTGACAGCCGTCAGCATTGCTTCCGACATCGTGCCTATCACCGGTGAAAACCGTATCCTGGCCTATTATGGACTAAAACAGCTGAACAGTAACCCGAGCCTGGGACTGAAAGGTATCATCGACATCTGCGGACTGACCGGAAAAGATATAACCATCAGCGACATCGTTTTCAAGATCGGTCCTCGCATCAATGCGTCCGGACGAATGATGAACGGAAAGGAAGCAGTCGAACTGTTACTGGCAAAGGATGTGGAATCGGCGCGTGAAAAGAGCGAAAACATCAATCAATACAACGACGAACGCCGGGAGCTGGATAAGAAGATAACCGACGAAGCGAATGCCATCATCGATGAATTTGCCAATATGGAGGACCGGAAAGCGATTGTCGTTTACAACCGCGGATGGCATAAAGGCGTGATCGGCATCGTCGCTTCCCGCCTGACGGAAAAGTATTACCGTCCGGCAGTCGTACTGACCAAATCGTCCGAACTGATTACCGGTTCCGCCCGCTCGGTCACAGGTTTCGATATCTACAAGGCGATCGAGAACTGCCGCGACCTGTTGGAAAACTTCGGAGGACACACCTACGCTGCCGGCCTTTCCCTGAGGGAGGAAAACCTGGATGCTTTTACCGAACGTTTCCTGAAATTGGCTGCCGACGAAATTATTCCGGAACAGATGACTCCGCAAATCGATATCGATGCGGTTCTGGATCTGAAAGATATCAATGCCAAGTTCATGAGTGAACTGAAGAAAATGAATCCTTTCGGTCCGGACAACCAAAAACCGGTGTTCTGCTCGCTGAACGTAAAAGATTACGGGACAAGCAAACTGGTCGGAAAGGAACTGGAACACATCAAACTGGAACTGATAGACGACAAGTCGAACACGCCGATCCACGGTATCGCATTCGGAATGCATCAGCACAGCACACATATTAAAGGTATGAAACCTTTCAATATCTGCTACACGATCGAAGAAAATACATATAACGGTAACACGACCTTGCAGCTCATGATTAAAGACATAAAGGTCGATGACATATGAAGGAAACCGGTGGACGTCTACCATAAGATATTAGAAAAGTATTGGGGATACCCTGCTTTTCGCCCTTTGCAGGAAGATATTATTCACTCCGTTTGTGAGGGAAAAGATACACTCGGGCTGATGCCGACTGGGGGAGGCAAGTCGATTACCTTCCAGGTGCCGGCATTGGTCATGGAGGGAATATGCATTGTCGTGACCCCTTTGATCGCTTTGATGAAAGACCAGGTCGACAATCTCCGCCGACTGGGAATCAAAGCGACTGCCGTCTATTCAGGAATGACACGACAGGAGATCATCGCCCAACTGGAGAACTGTATCTTCGGCGATTACAAATTCCTGTATGTTTCTCCCGAACGGTTAGGGACCGATATATTCAAGAGCAAGTTGCAGGCGATGAACGTCAACCTACTGGTCATCGACGAAAGTCATTGTATCTCGCAATGGGGATATGACTTCCGTCCCTCCTATCTGAGCATTGCCGATATCCGTGAGGAACTTCCCGGGGTACCGGTACTCGCCCTGACAGCCACAGCCACTCCGGAAGTGGTCAACGACATTCAGGAACGGCTGCATTTCAAGGAGAAAAATGTATTCAAGAAGAGTTTCGTACGGAAAAACCTCTCGTACATCGTACGGCAGACCGAGGATAAACTAAACTCACTGGTCTATATTCTGGGGAAAGTGCCCGGAACGGCTATCGTGTATGTACGTAACCGGAAACGGACCAAGGAAGTGGCAGTCATGCTCCAACAGGCGGGTATTTCAGCAGACTTCTTCCATGCCGGACTCAACCGGGATGAAAAGAACCTGCGTCAAAGCCGTTGGAAGAACAACGAATGCCGGGTAATCGTATCGACCAATGCATTCGGTATGGGTATCGACAAGCCGGATGTACGCCTGGTGGTCCATTTGGATATGCCCGGATCGCTGGAGGAATATTACCAGGAAGCCGGACGTGCCGGACGTGATGAACAGAGGGCTTATGCCGTTGCGTTATGCTCCAATATAGATTGTACGAAACTAAAGAAACGGCTGGCGGACGAGTTTCCGGACAGGGATTTTATCTGCCGGGTCTATGAAGCCCTGGGCAATTATTATCAGATAGCAATGGGCTTCGGACTGGATACGGTACACGATTTCTCACTCGTCGATTTCTGTACGGCCTATAAGTTTTCGCATCTGCAGGCACACCATGCCTTGAAGATACTGGAACTGGCGGGCTACATAGAGTACACGGAAGAACAGGAGAATGCTTCACGCCTTGTATTTACGGCTACGCGCGACGAACTTTACAAGTATCTGCATCAGGATAAGAAAACGGACGAGGTGATACAATGTATCCTCCGTTCCTATACCGGACTATTTTCGGATTACGTATATATTAATGAAGGATTGATCTCTACCCGGACCGGTTTAAGCCAGCAGGAAATCTACGATGTATTGATCGGCCTGTCCAAATACAGAATCGTAAATTATATTCCTCATAAGAAAACGCCTCTTATCATTTATACCCGGACCCGCGAAGAGCTTAAATACCTCTCCATCCCCCGTTCGGCCTATGAAGAGCGTAAAGAACGTTTCGAAAGCCGGATCAACCGGGTCATGGAATATATCAACGAAGACCGGATCTGCCGGAGCCGGATGCTGATCTCCTACTTCGGGGAAAAGGATCCTTCCGACTGTGGTTGTTGTGACGTCTGCCTGGCTAAAAACGATTCCGGCCTGAACAATCATACATTCAATGCCATACGCGACGCTTTGCTGAAAGCACTGGCGGACGGTCCGGCAGAAGCCAAAAGTCTGACGGAGAATTTACCTTTTCCTTCCGACAAGCTGATCACCGCCATTCGTTTCCTGGCTGAACATGATGAACGCTTTTCGCTGGAAGACGGAATAGTAAGCCTTACGAAAACGAACACTATGTCCGATAACGAACACCACGAAACGCAGTCGAGAACTGAATAACAATCATTTACCTTTATGGCACAGACTTTGCTATTATGAAAATCAAACAACAATAACAAAGTTCCTATGTATAAAGTCTATTTCAGGCAGGCAATGCAGATGCTGAGGCAAAACAAGTTTTTCAGTATCGTATATATAACCGGTACCGGCCTGGCCATTACAATGGTTATGGTACTGGCTATCTTATATTATTTCCGCACAGGGAATATTACGCCGGAAAGTAACCGCGACCGGATGATGATCATACAGCATGGTAAAATACTTAACAAAGAAAAAGGAGAAGGAAACGGAAGCAGCAAACTGTCCTACCCGACCATCAAAGAATGTTTTTATCCCTTGCAAAAACCGGAAGCCGTCACCGCCATCCTTCCGATCGGAGAACAGATAGAATTTATACAGGTTCAAGGAAACAACGATGTCTACAACGGGCTTGTGATGGGGACAGACGTTGCCTTTTGGAAAGTCTTCCAATTCAAATTCCTGTCGGGAAAACCTTATACGGAGGAAGAATTCACATCGGGAATCAAAAAAGCAGTCGTCAGTGAATCACTGGCCCGCCGGCTATTCAATACATCCGATGCAACCGGTAAAACATTCCTGTTAAATTTTGAAGAATACCAGGTGTCCGGTGTAGTAGAAGATGTCTCTTCCATAACAAAATACTGTTATGCCGAGATGTGGATACCCTTCACCAACCGCCCCGAACAGATACAGGGTAGTAAATGGTGCAATTATCTTTTAGGCCATATGATCGTGTGCATTCTGGCAAAAGAGCCGGGTGACTTCGATGCCATCCGGCAGGAAGCCGAAGAGCTTTGCAAACGTTACAGTGACGGAAATCCGCAATTCAACTACGTATTAAATGGCCAGCCGGACACGGTACTGCGTGCCTGGTTACACGAAGAAGACTCTTTCAACATGCCGGATTATCTGAAGATTTACCTGCAATTCGTATTAGTAGTGCTTCTGCTGTTACTGGTACCTTCCATCAATTTGACAGGCATGACTGCTTCACGCATGAAAAAGCGCATGGAAGAATTGGGTATCCGCAAAGCTTTCGGTGCTCAGAACCGGACACTGCTTATGCAGATTCTATACGAAAATCTACTGCTTACCCTGTTAGGTGGACTGATCGGATTACTTCTTTCCTATGGCTTGATCTGTTCTCTGAAAGGATGGCTGCTGGGCAATTATGGCTGGGACGGAACTTCCCTGGTTGCTTCCATCGACCTTTCACCCGGTATGCTGATCAATCCGGCCATCTTCGGATATACCTTGCTCTTCTGCCTGGTTTTAAACCTGATGTCTGCCCTTATTCCTGCCTGGCGTGCACTCAGACGACCCATTGTTGATGCTATAAACGATAAATAACAAGAACTATGATACAACATCTCTTAAAACTCATATGGAAACAACGCAGACAAAATGCCTGGATTGTAGCCGAATTGTTCCTTGTGTTCATTTTAGTGTGGTATATTATGGATTACTTTACCACGATCCGGTATGCCGATTCGATCGAAAATGCTTATAATATAGAAGATACTTATCAGATACGACTCACGACCGTTCCTGTAAACAGTCCGAATTACATCCGGTATGAAAACGCAGAAAAACAGCCTGTCGACCAGTATTTATCCATTATCGAACGTATCCGGCAATATCCGCAGGTAGAAGATGTTTGCCTGACACTCGACAGTAGCCCTTACAACCCCAGTTACATGGATAACCGGATGGGAAGGGACAGTTCCGAAATGGTCCAATTTCAATATTTGCCGGTTACTCCCTCCTACTTCGATGTATTCAAAGTCCGGTCTTTAGACGGAAAAGAACCCTCTTCCTTAAAAAATGCATTGACAGAAAAGGATATTGTCATTTCCCGTAAACTGGCAGAAACTCTTTTTCCCGACGGACAGGCTAAAGGCCATTCCATTTACATGAATGATGACAATTCATTCCGCATAGGAGGTGTTTGCGGAGCGTTAAAACGGGATGATTACAGCCGGGAAGAAAGGGCGGCTTATTTTCTGTTGTCTACGTCCGGATTCAGTGATTGGGACGAGCGGCAACTCGCCGGATCACTGGGCATCAGCCTGCGGGCAAAGCCAGGACTTCGGCCCAAAGAGTTCATTTCCAATTTCCAGCGGGATATGAGGGAGCAGATAAATATCGGAAACTTTGTACTTTCCAGAGTGGACTCTTATGCTGATTTAAGGGACAGGCTCTATCTTACCAACGGAGTGACAGATGCCATCCGCTACCGGATAGCTTTTATGGTATTCCTGGTCTTCAATATTTTCCTGGGAATTATCGGTACTTTCTGGTTCCGCAACGAATACAGAAAACCGGAAATCGGCCTGCGCCTGGCGATCGGTTCCACACGCCGTCAGATATTACAAATGATGATCGGCGAAGGCTGGCTGCTGTTAAGCCTGGTAGCTATCCCTGCCGCTATCATTTGCATTAATATAGCCAAACTGGAATTTGTCGGGACGAATATCATGCCGGTTACGTTCTTCCGCATCTTTACCGGTTTAATTTCAACTTATCTGCTTATGGCACTCTTTATTACATTGGGCGCCTGGTATCCGGCTTACCTGTCGTCAAGAATAGCCCCGGCAGATACGCTACGGAGCGAATAAAGGACGAGACAGCGAGGTATTCTTTCAAAGGTAGTTATATACTAACAGTAAAGATACTACCCTTTCACTTGCCGACCACCGCCGTCAACCTTAACGACAGAGGTCAGCAAGCTTAACGAGCAACGTCGGTAAGCTTAACGAGCATCGTCGCAAAGCTATCAGGTAATATCTTTCAGGTTACTTGCATGCTTCTTTCGGGTTACTTGCATGCTTTTTAAAGGTTACCCGCTTGCCTACTTAAAGACTAAATTGAATAGGCTAAAGCAAAAAAGGTGAATGGTTTGACCGAACCATTCACCTTTTTTGCAAACCATTCACCAACTGTTCACCCGACCAATATCCTATATTGCAATATATTATGCCCGAAAGGTGAAGGGTGAATGGTTTTTCGCCAAATTCGTATGATATATCTATCTTATTTCTTTTCTTTATAATCTTTCCGGTAACTACATTGCGTCTCAGTCGGGAAGTCTTTCGGGACCTTCTGGGTTACCTTTCCTGTCGCTGCCCATTCTGCACCACGCAGCAACAAGACCTGGAAACCTGTACATTGCATAGCCGTATTATCTTCCACCGTAGCACCGGCATGTCCGAGCATGGTATGGAAAATACGCGCATTACCATAATCGACGGTAAAGACCAGCGGCTCCTCGCGCCCCGAACCTCCGGTTTCCTTATCCGAATAGGCCGTATAAAGCAAATCGCCTATATTGCCCGGACCACGCATGCGATCATACAGTTCATCCTTTGTATGACGCCACTTCAACGGCAATCCTTTCACGATGGGGTTTTCCTTGTTACGTCCGTTCAATACATATTCATGCTGCTGGCCATGCGAACCGCCGGGACCGGCAGAACTATCCTTGACCAACTTTCCATCCTGCCAGTATACATATGGACCGGAATCTTCATTACGTCCTTCCCATCCTCCCAAAGCACATATCCTGTTAAACTCCGGCCATTTGGAAAAGGCATTATCTGCGGCATGATAAACGACGACTCCCCCGCCATTCTGTACAAATTCAAGGAAACGCTTATTGGTTTCTTCCGGCCATGAATCGCCGTTATAATCGAGCACGACCAATTCGTACGGCGTAAAATCCAGTACAAACCCCGACATATCCTGTCCTTGTGAAGGCGACACGGCAAAATCGACGGAGAAACGACCGGAGTTTTCCAGTATTTGTTTTAACACGACATGGCTAACCTGCCAGTTATGATTGTTTTGTCCGGTGATCAGCAACGTCTTGATAGGTTTGCGTGCAGAAACCGAGCACACACAGAAAAGGGAGAGCAACACAACCCATAGCTTTCCTAAGAATAAATGTTTCATGGTATAAATATGGTTTAAAGATTTGTTGCAGCAAATGTAATAAATATTGTACAAATGCCAATAAGTAAGAGGCATGACTTTGAATTAATAAAGTTTTAATTACATTTGTTCTTCTATTATTTAAACAAAAGAAATCGTGAAAAGGATTGTTATCATCGGAGCTACTTCCGGCATCGGGTACGAAGTGGCAAAGGTATACCGCCAGTTGGGTTGGCATGTCGGAGTAGCAGGCCGTCGCCTGGAGCTACTTGAGAAATTCAAAGAACAGGCACCCGGACAAATAGAAATACAGGAGCTTGATGTCACCAAGGCGGATGCAGTAGAGAAACTCCACCGGCTGATCGGAAAGTTGGGAGGCATGGACTTGTTCCTTCTCAGTACGGGTGTCGGCAGCCAAAACAGGGCATTACATCCGGACATCGAACTGGCTACGGTAAACACCAATGCCATCGGCTTTACCCGCATGGTCACTGCCGCTTTCAATTATTTCCGGGAAGAAGGTAAAGGACATCTGGCCGTTATCAGTTCCATTGCCGGGACGAAAGGTCTGGGAGCCGCCCCCGCCTATTCGGCTACCAAATGTTTTCAGAATACATATATCGATGCCCTGGCACAACTGGCAAGGATGGAGAAACTACAGATCGACTTCACCGACATAC
This is a stretch of genomic DNA from Parabacteroides chongii. It encodes these proteins:
- a CDS encoding sugar transferase, coding for MKRNRQAVKYIVSDFVSAAVVWFLFNWLRFEEMAMYEVATSFTNYLTYIQVLKGQLFVPFFWLILYYFSGYYNKPLGKSRLTELFSTFVTVLIGVVFIFFVVVLNDLPRSFHIYYELFFALLGLQFFMTYIPRLIITQSGLRKIKSREWAMNVLIIGAGARAARIAGDLYRLGFHISGFIPEDEVTPLSVKKEEVVGTLSDLASVIADKNIDELVLAAETDDNKKQLTILYSLYYYGLPIKVLADKLSMLSQVKIKTIRGIPLVNVTENNLSAVEKNIKYVMDKVLSALVLVLLSPMYLYIAWRVKKDSPGPVFFRQERIGYMGKPFYIYKFRTMYTDAEDKGPLLASEKDKRITPFGHVLRKYRLDEFPQFWNVLKGDMSIVGPRPERRFFIDQIVKKAPYYYLLHNVRPGITSLGMVKYGYANDVDKMIERLKYDVLYYENMSLVLDITILIFTVRTVFTGKGI
- the recJ gene encoding single-stranded-DNA-specific exonuclease RecJ gives rise to the protein MINKWNFQTPTEEELRKRDALAAEIGFSPIICLLLVQRGITTAEEARKFFKPNLNDLHDPFLMPDMDKAVKRLNRALGNKEKILIYGDYDVDGTTAVSLVYKYLRPYSSSLDYYIPDRYDEGYGISYKGIDYASDNGVSLIISLDCGIKAIEKIEYAKGKGIDFIICDHHMPDDTLPDAVAVLDAKRVDSIYPYEHLSGCGVGFKFMQAFAKSNNFPFSELEKLLELTAVSIASDIVPITGENRILAYYGLKQLNSNPSLGLKGIIDICGLTGKDITISDIVFKIGPRINASGRMMNGKEAVELLLAKDVESAREKSENINQYNDERRELDKKITDEANAIIDEFANMEDRKAIVVYNRGWHKGVIGIVASRLTEKYYRPAVVLTKSSELITGSARSVTGFDIYKAIENCRDLLENFGGHTYAAGLSLREENLDAFTERFLKLAADEIIPEQMTPQIDIDAVLDLKDINAKFMSELKKMNPFGPDNQKPVFCSLNVKDYGTSKLVGKELEHIKLELIDDKSNTPIHGIAFGMHQHSTHIKGMKPFNICYTIEENTYNGNTTLQLMIKDIKVDDI
- a CDS encoding ABC transporter permease; translated protein: MIQHLLKLIWKQRRQNAWIVAELFLVFILVWYIMDYFTTIRYADSIENAYNIEDTYQIRLTTVPVNSPNYIRYENAEKQPVDQYLSIIERIRQYPQVEDVCLTLDSSPYNPSYMDNRMGRDSSEMVQFQYLPVTPSYFDVFKVRSLDGKEPSSLKNALTEKDIVISRKLAETLFPDGQAKGHSIYMNDDNSFRIGGVCGALKRDDYSREERAAYFLLSTSGFSDWDERQLAGSLGISLRAKPGLRPKEFISNFQRDMREQINIGNFVLSRVDSYADLRDRLYLTNGVTDAIRYRIAFMVFLVFNIFLGIIGTFWFRNEYRKPEIGLRLAIGSTRRQILQMMIGEGWLLLSLVAIPAAIICINIAKLEFVGTNIMPVTFFRIFTGLISTYLLMALFITLGAWYPAYLSSRIAPADTLRSE
- a CDS encoding ABC transporter permease — encoded protein: MYKVYFRQAMQMLRQNKFFSIVYITGTGLAITMVMVLAILYYFRTGNITPESNRDRMMIIQHGKILNKEKGEGNGSSKLSYPTIKECFYPLQKPEAVTAILPIGEQIEFIQVQGNNDVYNGLVMGTDVAFWKVFQFKFLSGKPYTEEEFTSGIKKAVVSESLARRLFNTSDATGKTFLLNFEEYQVSGVVEDVSSITKYCYAEMWIPFTNRPEQIQGSKWCNYLLGHMIVCILAKEPGDFDAIRQEAEELCKRYSDGNPQFNYVLNGQPDTVLRAWLHEEDSFNMPDYLKIYLQFVLVVLLLLLVPSINLTGMTASRMKKRMEELGIRKAFGAQNRTLLMQILYENLLLTLLGGLIGLLLSYGLICSLKGWLLGNYGWDGTSLVASIDLSPGMLINPAIFGYTLLFCLVLNLMSALIPAWRALRRPIVDAINDK
- a CDS encoding L-threonylcarbamoyladenylate synthase, with the translated sequence MTEDIKKACEVMQAGGIILYPTDTIWGIGCDATDEKAVQRVYDLKRRADNKAMLVLMDSPAKLNMYVNDIPDIAWDLIEVADKPLTIIYSNAKNLAENLLADDGSVGIRITNEEFSRRLCERFRKPLVSTSANVSGDPSPANFSEVSEVIKDGVDYIVSYRQDDMGKAQPSNILKLGAGGLIQVIR
- a CDS encoding ThuA domain-containing protein; the encoded protein is MKHLFLGKLWVVLLSLFCVCSVSARKPIKTLLITGQNNHNWQVSHVVLKQILENSGRFSVDFAVSPSQGQDMSGFVLDFTPYELVVLDYNGDSWPEETNKRFLEFVQNGGGVVVYHAADNAFSKWPEFNRICALGGWEGRNEDSGPYVYWQDGKLVKDSSAGPGGSHGQQHEYVLNGRNKENPIVKGLPLKWRHTKDELYDRMRGPGNIGDLLYTAYSDKETGGSGREEPLVFTVDYGNARIFHTMLGHAGATVEDNTAMQCTGFQVLLLRGAEWAATGKVTQKVPKDFPTETQCSYRKDYKEKK
- a CDS encoding chloride channel protein; its protein translation is MAKEGLFYRFLLWRDKHIKEKHFILVISFLVGICTAASAIILKQLIHLIQHLLTGNFDVSGVNYLYLLYPVIGILLAGLFVKYIVRDDISHGVTKILYAISQRKSRIKPHNTWTSIVASSVTIGFGGSVGAEAPIVLTGAAIGSNLGRLFRMEQKTLMLLVGCGAAGAIAGIFKAPIAGLVFVIEVLLLDLTMTSVLPLLISSVTAATVSYIFTGTEAMFKFSQTEVFEIERIPYVLLLGVFCGLVSLYFTRVMNRVEGMYRKLGVYWKKFLLGGVMLSVLIFLFPPLYGEGYDTIGSLLNGQFSHIMDKSLFYNLNDTYWGILVFLFLILLTKVFASSATNAGGGCGGIFAPSLYLGCISGFLFAHASNYFPFTMYISEKNFALLGMAGIMSGVMHAPLTGVFLIAELTGGYDLFLPLMIVSISSYLTILMFEPHSIYSMRLAQKGELLTHHKDRAVLTLLNTDSVIEKDFQTVSPEMSLGDMVKVIAKCGRNIFPVIDEKGVLLGVVLLDNIRNIMFRPELYNRFHVSKFMVSAPAKIQIGTPMEQIMGIFDDTKAWNLPVVDEEGRYVGFMSKSKIFNSYREVLVENFSGD
- a CDS encoding RecQ family ATP-dependent DNA helicase translates to MDVYHKILEKYWGYPAFRPLQEDIIHSVCEGKDTLGLMPTGGGKSITFQVPALVMEGICIVVTPLIALMKDQVDNLRRLGIKATAVYSGMTRQEIIAQLENCIFGDYKFLYVSPERLGTDIFKSKLQAMNVNLLVIDESHCISQWGYDFRPSYLSIADIREELPGVPVLALTATATPEVVNDIQERLHFKEKNVFKKSFVRKNLSYIVRQTEDKLNSLVYILGKVPGTAIVYVRNRKRTKEVAVMLQQAGISADFFHAGLNRDEKNLRQSRWKNNECRVIVSTNAFGMGIDKPDVRLVVHLDMPGSLEEYYQEAGRAGRDEQRAYAVALCSNIDCTKLKKRLADEFPDRDFICRVYEALGNYYQIAMGFGLDTVHDFSLVDFCTAYKFSHLQAHHALKILELAGYIEYTEEQENASRLVFTATRDELYKYLHQDKKTDEVIQCILRSYTGLFSDYVYINEGLISTRTGLSQQEIYDVLIGLSKYRIVNYIPHKKTPLIIYTRTREELKYLSIPRSAYEERKERFESRINRVMEYINEDRICRSRMLISYFGEKDPSDCGCCDVCLAKNDSGLNNHTFNAIRDALLKALADGPAEAKSLTENLPFPSDKLITAIRFLAEHDERFSLEDGIVSLTKTNTMSDNEHHETQSRTE
- a CDS encoding SDR family NAD(P)-dependent oxidoreductase; this encodes MKRIVIIGATSGIGYEVAKVYRQLGWHVGVAGRRLELLEKFKEQAPGQIEIQELDVTKADAVEKLHRLIGKLGGMDLFLLSTGVGSQNRALHPDIELATVNTNAIGFTRMVTAAFNYFREEGKGHLAVISSIAGTKGLGAAPAYSATKCFQNTYIDALAQLARMEKLQIDFTDIRPGFVKTDLLKNDTYPLLMRPERVAQRIVRALKRKKRTVIIDWRYVAIVFLWNLIPKYIWERLSIHN